Below is a genomic region from Syngnathoides biaculeatus isolate LvHL_M chromosome 5, ASM1980259v1, whole genome shotgun sequence.
tacattttcatttaaagtattttttcccattttatttacacaattacgatccatccatccattttcttggctgctcatcctcacgagggtcgcggggagtgctggagccagatagatagatagacacacaattgtcaataaaaagatGATAGTTttcgtcatccatccattttctttgccgcttatcctcacgagggtcgcggggagtgctggagcctatccgagctgtcaaaagggaggaggcgggttacaccctgaactggttgccagccaatcacagggcacatagagacaaaaaaccattcacactcacactcacaatcacatctagggggaatttagagtgtccaattaatgttgcgtgtttttgggatgtgggaggaaaccggagtgcccggagaaaacccgcacaggcacggggagaacaagcaaactccacacaggcccgtccgggattgaaaccggaacctcagaactgtgaagccgacactttaccagttgatccaccgtgctgcccacacAGTTACTAAATCTgctaatttttattattattagtagtagtcgtagtagtaATAGAAGTAGTGCGAATGCCAAAGAAATACAcaatccatgtttttttcccccatgtggTTGCGTTTACACTTATTCcacttttttccatttcatttattttatttagacaTTGACTAAATGTGCTCAATAATATTATTAATAGTtgtagaagtagtagtagttatagtagtagtggtggtggtggcggaaTCGTGGGGAACTGGCTAGGACAtttgccccacagttctgagagccgaggttcaaatcctggccccacttgtgtggaatGTGCTTGTTCTGCTTGTGCCTTTGTGGGCCTTCTCCTGCTACTCTGGGTTCcttcccaaaaacgtgcacggAGGTTCGATTAATGACTCTGAATTGcaattctccgggcactccggtttcctcccacatcccagaaacatgcaacattaattggacactccaaattgcctctaggtgtgattgtgagtgcgactgttgtttgtttctatgtgccctgcgattggctggcaaccagttcagggtgtaccccgcctcctccctgttgacagcttggataggctccagcactccccacgaccctcgtgaggataagcggcaaagaaaatggatgactaaaaatatcatatttttttaacaattgtgtgtatgtctatctatctatctatctatctatctatctatctatctatctatctatctatctatatctatctatctatctatctatctatctatctatctatctatctatctatctatctatctatctatctatctatagaaTATTGTGTGCTTGAAAAATGCTAATTCAGTCTTGTAAGAACATACCttttattcccccccacccccaaagtatTACAACTCCTGccctggaggggaaaaaaaagtttttcttaaGGGTAAATGTCATATTTGACGCTGAACGAGAGGTGATGCAGGGTGTTCGCTTTCACATGGGAATGAGTTTATCGTTCATTTAAACAAATGTTGTTCTTTCAAACACTGCGCTGTGTTTAGATCGCGTGTCCTTCTGGCAACGAGCCACACGCAGCCAGCGGAGTCGATGCACTTTAAGCTCATCACAGAAACACAAAAATTCCCCCAAAAAGTGCCAATTGGCATCCGGGGCCAACAGCGTTGCAAGATTCCCAACGTTTGTGCTGCTCTTTTCCTGGAAGGACAGATTCCAAAGCCAACTCCAGCTTAAAGAGGAAGTTGCGCCGTCGTCTGCATTGTCTGCTGCTTTGAATTAATTATATGCGTTTCAACTCATTGTTTGAGAAACAAAGCAAAAGTCACGTCCTCACAAACCAACTTGTTTGCACCCTTGTACAATGTTCCCGGAAGCCATATTTGAGTAAAAGTACAAGTATCGTAACAGAAAATACGTTTTCAAGATGTTCACAATTCACCCTgtagaatatccatccatccattttctttgccgcttaccctcacaagggtcgcggggagtgctggagcctttcccagctgtcaacgggcaggaggccagggtacaccctgaactggttgccagccaatcgcagagcaggtcgagacaaacagctgcactcacaattacactttggggcaatttggagtgtccaattaatgttgcatctttttggaatgtgggaggaaaccggagtgcccggaggaaaccctgtggaatattattaatgaaaatcaGTAGCTAATTGACAGCTAATAcaatagcattaaaaaaaaatccaatgtagATAAACCACCACTAAGTGTATTTGAAGTTGGTTCTAGAAAAATCCACAAGGTGTGACTCAATAGATGCCGAACCGTGAGAATGCCGGGGGTCACTATATTTGACTTTTGCTGTATGTACTTGGCGCCACGTTGGATCTGCTGgtaaaagggttggcctcacagttctgaggacccgggttcgatcccggctcccgcctgtgtggagtttgcatgttcttcccgtgcctgcgtgggttttctccgaccactccggtttcctcccacatccccaaaaacatgcaacattaattagacactctacgttgcccataggtgtgattgtgagtgcaaatggttgtacATCtgtatgtgacctgcgattggctaccctgcctcctgcccagtgacagctgggataggctccagcactcggcgcgaccctcgtgaggataagcggctaagatggaTGTTTGTAATTCtactctttaaaaaataaaaattgttcaatattttgaaaaataaaatcttcaaTGGCACTCCAAAAAAGCAATTACATGTTGCGTATTTAAACGACCTGGTAGGTTTGGCTAAGAGAAGTCTATCTAGCTTTATGCTAACAAACACTGCTAAACACCATAGATGTGCTAACTCATAGCATTGATACGAATATTCTAATCCAAATGATGAAGCAACACATTTACATATTATAACACAATACTCCCATGCATTTATTATTACTTCTCCGCAAACTATGAATATCTTTTTTAGGTGATCTGTATAAATGTTGAGCTACTGGTACGCCCATATAAGGATTCTAACGTCAACTAATAATTTTTTCAGCTTTCATTTTGTCGtaattacaaatgaaaatggtCATGCAGGGAAGTGTAAAACATTGTGTAGATTTCATTGTAATAAATCAGTGGAAAAGTATATTCGTTTAGGAAATATAGCTGAGTAAAAGTTGCCGGAAACATAAGTAATGAAGTTACCCAAAGTGATTTGAAAATTGTACTTGATAACAATACTGAAGTATTTGTGACTTTACAAAAGTGCGTGTTGATAAATCTTTCGTGTTTCTCTGTCTTGCAGAATGTAAAATCGACAACTGCGACTCATGTTTCAACCACAACTTTTGCACTAAATGCAAGGAGGGTTTGTATTCGCACAGCGGACGGTGTTATGTCACCTGCCCTCCTGGCCTGCTCACCGCTAACGACACCATGGAGTGTGTGGGTGAGTCACCCAAAgcaccccccccaacaaaaaaaaacaaaacttcaaaTGGATAATATTTAACATTACAGATTACAAATAAGTCACGCTACCAACGTGGCAGCAGTGTGCTTCTGAGTGAACAGCAAATGACTTATCCTTCCTTATTCCTTCCTTATGATTTATTCCTTTTCGGTCAGTAATGCGTTttgtctctgattggttgtttttcctcaggcgATGTGTTTTCTTGCAACAAGATGGGACCagagggggatttttttttttttttcacagatcaGTTTCATTGCATATTGCTGTCATACTggcagacattttattttttaaattgaaaaaatgtaaacttttttttgtaaaaaaaaaaaaaaatccatccatccattttccaaaccacttatcctcacatgtgtCAGAAtaggtgtatttttaaatgtagtgtATAATGGAATATACCTTTTCATTTctgaaaatacaactttattctattaagatttgaaaaaaaacatgactagtTTCATGCAATCCTGTAACTCCTGGTTGTTGTATCTCCTGctttaaatgttaaattaaaGAAATATTAGATGCAaactggcggcatggtggagcagctggtaaagcgttggcctcacagttttgaggaccctggttcgatcctggccctgcctgtgtggagtttacatgttctccccgtttctgcatgggttttctccacacactccactcacaccccaaaaacatgcaacattaattggacacactaaattgcccctaggtgtgattgtgagtatgactgttgtctgtctccatgtgccctgcgattggccggcaaccagttcagggtgtaccccgcctcctgcccgttgacagctgggacagtgtccagcactccccgcgacccttgtgaggataagcggcaaagaaaatggatgaatggattaaatGCAAAGTGGTGAACTTTAAAgtaaaatacaactgaactgtactttgCTAGTTAGTTTTTTGCGTACCAGCAGAGGGAGTCGAAATACACGTCACAAGAATCGCTGGtatgtgacattttaaaaatttgtccTTGGGGGGCAAATCATCACAAGTTCTGCCTAGCAACGactaattatcttttttttttttttttaatcaaaactgACATGACTGACTGACACTCACCTCAGGCCCTTGTTTCTCCtcgtcttcttttttccccagagtGCCAACTGTCCGAGTGGAGCCAGTGGAGTTCCTGCGTGAAGCGGAACAAGACGTGCGGCTTCAAAAAGGGCTCACAGACGCGGGTTCGCCTCCCCCTGCGGCACCCCCGCAAGCGGGACCCCCCCTCGGGCGCCCCGCAGACCTCTCAGCTGTGCGCGCCGCAGACCGAGAGGCGGAAGTGCGTCATGGCCAAGACGCCCTGCGTGAGCGGTAAACGCACGCACCCACGTTACATCGCACAgtactccatttttcttttgataaTTTTGGAAATTTCTACTTTTGTTTCTTCCTTGAGCCTTGTGGGATGGTCAAAAATATTCGGAACTGCTTTTTCTGATGAAGTGCAgttttactgtacatttgtggAACACGATAAGGAACGCACTGTAGTGGTTAAAGGCAGTGCGGAACTTTTTCCTTTGGGTTTTGGAACACAAAGGTACCATCAAAGAGTGTCATGGAAAACAACCGAAGAAGACATGGTATTAGGGACGATAGTAAACTATGACACGACGGTGTCAAACATATGCCGCGTTGGCCATTTACTGGCCATTCAGGGGGTCCAATCTGGCCCCTGGGGACAAAGTGCATGTTAACTGCATTTTTTCAATATACTGTAAGTAACTTTTGTTACTGAAAACACTCAATATACACATAACAACTGTTTACTTTACTTTTGTCAATCAGGAGTGAGCAATATTATCTCTCCAAAAGCACCATTTATACATTGGTTCCCatcagtatagagctcgtgcaccgacatcatcaaatcatgtcactggccggaagtgccggtcaaacaaaccattgttcAACGCTCAGTCGGTTGgcgacgacgcgaaaatacgtcttatagcacgacgcccagttttgtccgataccgttaaatgtttagaaggtgataataaatgaaggtacgtggaaaaatgagagacacttgcatagaggacccatatttaaagACGAAgacgatgttttcgccaataagaaattggattattaaccagcttccgcttgtcttggacaactggatctacacgtatctagtgagtaagtcgtcgagattttcacggaaaagtttgaaagcgtagaaaagtctggacgcatacgaatacctcgatgctggatctgttctcaatcaagaataaatcccacatagcgatggagccacttagatttttttcaatacaaataccaatatttaaataaatgacccctggttttacacaaacacgcattcattaactatgattggaaaaaaaaagacagtgagtcGATTCCTTGTACACGGAACCGCATTGTGGTgacacgttgaacttcggtaaacctttccgtgacagattttttttttaaatatgcattgttctcaaatgagtccaacgcgtatttaaaaaaagaaaataaagcgctgggataggcttcagcccccgtacacggaagcgtgttgcagccacacgttaacctacataaacatCTCTGTGACTGATggttaatttcctttttttaaatacccattggactcatttgagaacaatgcatattaaacaaaagaaaaacaactgtcggggagaagtttaccgaagattaacgtgtggccccaACACACTTCGTGTTCGTTGGAGAcgactgttgtattttttattttttttttaaacgtgttgttctcaaatgagccaacttggcattataaatactttttgggaatttgagattgagaagaataattcctacttgatatgaagtgatcgctacacagtcgtgtgctTTTGGTTGGGAACCATCCATCCTGTTTAATatccgaaatccatcgatattttctggtcttttcagctggtattccatcgaatgatctctttgaatatctgtctcgtctgctgTAACAACCAActgcacaacaagtctcgggctttgtgaatattctgctccggttcaatgtccctcaCATTGTCGAGCAGCCCTTTTTGTCCGGTAATAcggcggcgtgaaaatggtgacgtcacgtgcacgagctttatAGGCGTACCTAACGCTACGACCCGCTCGGCGAGCTGCACTATTACTGGACTTCCCGCTCGCTTCCTGATTGGCTTTGGCTCGCCACAAAGGACTTTGAAAAACTCTCCATGGGTTCGGCAtgtaaacaatgaaaacaaccaAGCTCGCGGATAGATGAGGATGCCAAAAAAGACGAGGCAAGGGCACGAGGGAGTTTGGTACTCGCACTTTAGGGGATGTTTTTGAGCCTATTAGATCGTCTTGGCCTCAGTGGACTTAGAATTTATTGGATGGAAAATTCCTGCAAAAACAGCTGCTTTTAAACGTTGTACATCAACCTGGATGTAAAAATTTGTAGTTGTTTTGCAATAAATGATGTTTGCGCCTGCTACGTGGTTGGAAGATTAAATttatatgtacaattaatccttGGAAAACTTTAGAGAGGTGTAAACAAGTATATGACAGGAGTGTGTACATTTCTATGATCAAGGgctacatttgatttttaaaatggataaatgggcCGGTAACTTGTAGAAGTGAGAAAAAAACTAGTTGAAATGTGTATGGAAAATATTCTGActttcacaaaataatttttaggACAAAAATGCTCTTTGTTTTGGCCCAAATCTTTTCATCATGATGCTGATCATCTCTGTTAAAATTGCTTACATCCTAAATTGACCAGATTATGAAATTCTACAACCccccgtcaaaaaaaaaaacaaccaaccaaaaaaaaaataactttaatatATTCAAGACTATTTTCaggtgtttttgaaaaaatgaaaatttacctTGGCCATTAAAATAGGAATGTGtggacatgtaaaaaaaatatttttgatactgAAGTAATAATGATGGCATTAAAAACTTATttctgtaattttaaaaatgttgactatGTATTTGAACAATAAATATGCGTAcagatttagacaaaagtatttataataaatCAATTAATGCATCATTTTATAGATGCAAATCAGATCTTGGCAAAGTACTGTACACCGCCTAAACCACATCCAGCCTGCCCCCAGTCTCTGATTGGCCCTTTGCGAAATCGAAATCAAATCTAAAATCTGCAGCAATAGTTTAAAAGCGGTCATTTAATTCTGATTTACGCGCGGCGGTAGACCAAGCCAGCAAAAGCAACGACTAGTCTTGTCAACTTGGCAGAATTGTCGGAGTAGCGAGTGACCATTTTTCAAAATAGCGAGGCGCAACAATGCCAATAATGTGCCTCGTGTTAGCAATATTGTCATTTCAagcagtatgaaaaaaaaaagatcctttttttttttttttaggaaatgaaGTGTACTTAATATTGCGGCCGTGTGTGAATTTATTCCATCTGGATGGAAGTCGGCTGTTTGCTGGACAGATTCAGTTGAGAAATGAGTCCTGTGCGAATTCACCCGGGAAAGAATTTCATCTCGGGTCTTGAGAAAACAATTAGCGGTGAAATATTATAAACCGCATAAAAACTTCCCAGGTGTAGAAATCGTCAGGAGGCTCGGAAATTGGGTGTCAGCAGGTGTCATTTCGCTGAGCCGTCGCAGATGTTGTCCTTGCGCCAACATGCGCGTATCGGCATATTTCCTGTACGTTACATTGGTGGTTCTCAAACTCGGGTCGGGGGGCCGTAGCTTTTGGGTCCAATAATGATGTCATCAAAAAAGGTGGAAAACGACAGTACGCTTGATGCGCCAACGCCATGCATCTATAAACAATCATCAATTGTATTCTATAGTTAATTCAGTAGAACCAAACAACTACAAACGTCTGCTAAGTTAATGCTAGCACCTAATGCTAAAATCCACAGACAAGCTAACGGATAGCATCGATGTCGCATTGCCGTAAACCTTTAAACGGCGGATAGTTCAACATAAATTTTGATCCTGGAGGCCACGATTGAGGTGACGCCGTAGGGAGCAGCTGTGTCTTGGTCTGAGGGAGTGGAACAAGGCGTGGGCAGAACTTGTATAACAGTGCCTGATGTAGTGCCATCGTCATCATACTCTCTGCTTCATTCGGGGGCCTCAGGCgaatggttgggggggggggctcgtggaaaaaaaaaagccctttcTCTGAAGCCGATATTCCATTTGTCAGCCACTTGTTATTTGGACTGGATGGAGGGCGAGGTGGTAAAATCAAGGCCGGCATAAGTTGATGGAGCGCAAATCGCCGACGCATCGGCAACTTGCTCGAGATGTCGTTACATCTTTACAACATTAGTTAAAGGTGTTTTATGACGTTCAACGCTGTGAGCTACTCcatataagatttttttttttttctaaaaccatccaatttctttgctgcttatcctcatgaggggagtgctggagcctatcctagctgtcaacgggcaggaggcggggtagaccctgaaatggttgccagccaatcgcagagcacatggaaacaaacagctgcgctcacaatcaaacctacgggcaatttagaatgtccaattaacgttgcatgtttttgggatgtgggaggaaactggagtgcccggaggaaacatggggagaacatacaaactctacacatgtcggtccgggattgaacccgggatctcagaactgtgaggccaacgctttaccggctaaTTCACCGTGCCgtttttaaaaccatttttcattattcaaaTTAGTTGTGGAtttcaaattatgttttttaattgGCAGAATGGTGAAGACTGATTGGatcgtctgcctcacagttctgaggactggggttcaaatcccggcgccgcctgtgtggtgttagCATGTtcgcccgtgcctgcgtgggttttctccggggagtccggtttcctcacacatcccaaaaacttttattaattggagactctaaattgctctgaggtgtgattgtgagtacgaatggTTTGAATcaatgagccctgcgattggctggcaacccgttcagggtgtaccccgccctctgcccgttgacagctgggaatagggtccagcactcctgcgacccttgtgaggataagcggctaagaaaatggttggatggacagTCCAGCCtctgttctcgaacgtccccgttttcgagtgaaaattttgagatttttttttgcttctgttttcgaacgaaaatcggtactcgatcacccccaacaaaacccggaataCACAGAACGCGCGAAGttccagaccagctgacccatgacgcgctttgttgtaaATTCCCAccccgccgaaaaaacccggaaataacagaatgcgcgcggcccgaccaccTGACCCACCCTCGACGCACTTTGtgattgtcaattcgaacaaactccccaaaaaaacgaaataacataactcgcgTGGCGGTTGACTCGgctttcgaacaaatcggttttcgaaccgccttctagaacggaatgtggtcgagaactgaggctctactgtatttcatatatatacagtggcacctcggttttcgaatgtcttggttttcattcaaatcggttttcaaatgaaaatttagagattttttttgctttggttttcaaacaaaaattggtattcgaacaccccgaccagctgaaccacgacgatttgttattgtgctttcaaacgcacccccgaaaaaaaatgcaaaagggGAAAGTGTGGGCGAGGCTGAAGgcagtgccgatattaaagctatctaaATGGAACGAGATCCAtgattttgtagaacttcatcacccgaatgaagctgaatgttgcagagcactgaaaatttttaatgatatgagccacttcagaaaagtgcttaaaagatggcagaaacaaacattagatttgttctttgtgaaaaaggggcgagtcacccccaccgaagacatctgaaactgttgttgtgcattgcttttttcttttgttccatcgaccctacctctagttgcaagttttggttttttttacatgttacgtagtttctgtgcaaataaaaaacaatttgtttgttttccccctcattatttcttgtttaaagttattctgcacttttgttaataaaaaaacgtttacaaggccgggggccgagttgctacagatacggcaatgcactcccaaccTAGCATACTCTTattaggctaaagcatacattttaagcaaaaaaatatatttcttaaatgaattaattagataaagtatttaaaccatacttgtatttctactgtgcaggaaaagctaaaaaaaaatcgcttaattttttttttgggcttggaacgcattatttcattttccattcattgtaatgtgaaaacgtgctttggttttcaaacgttttggttttcaaccagcctactggaacggattgtgttcgagaaccaaggcaccactgtattcatTATTTAGTTCTTATTGATCATTGTTAACGTAAAACAATCCGTTGTCACCGGATTGCGAGACACTGTCCAGCGCTTGGCACGTGCGCGCTTGTTTTCCGGGAGACCCGCAGGAACCATAGCAAGTTCATAACAGACATCCGTCAGTGACGCGAGCTCAGATAAACAAAATGAGTGCGGCCTGAGTAATTGCCACGAGGCACGCGACATTGTGTTCGCTTTCGCTTCCAGGACTCTTTGACGATGTTTagtcatttgtgtttgttgttcgttttggagggggggaaaaatggtGAGGGAGGCCAATGTGGTTAAATGTGGCATTTTAATTTAAGACTGTTCAAAGTGTTTCTGCTTCACTTGTCTGCATAGTTTGTTTCCTAAAAAGAGTGATTGATGTTGCACtttgctgaaaagaaaagataaaaacTTTTACTGCCAGCTGTTTGGTGTGTGAAACTCATTTGGAACCTTAAAAGCGTGGATTTTAATTCGTACCATTCTTGCTTGTCTCATCAGAGAAGACCCGGGGGGGCCGGCCCGAGAGCGCGGCAAGAGTCAAAGACGGCAGCGGGGGAGGCAGcgggggaggcggcggcggcgggaggaGGCGAAAAGCCCAAAGCAGGACCACCGTCGTTCCCAACGTCACGAGCAGCTCCGTCACTTAAACTCGGAAGGATTCCGACGAGAAAAACCTTCCGAGATGATGCTGACGTCAAGCCGACGTCTCGATGAGAAAACAATACGTAGGGCCGCTTCTAGATGCTGACTCTGCAGGTTTTCCCCAGTCACCAAAGAAGCCCGATCACGTGAAATCCGATCCTCGTTGGCTCTGGATTGATGACAAGATCCAGAATGCGTCTTTTTTACGTGACTGGGAGCAAATGGAAAGCAAATATGCAGTGCGAGCCACTGAATATGAACATTTATTATGCTGCTTTGTTTGCAACAGGGTTCCgatgtttttgcacagttgtgacttttttttttttttatgacagcaTTTATTCGTGACAATATCCTTATACATCTGTTGCTTGATGTGACCGTacgtaaaaataatggaaagtCTTCTGTAAAGTCTGTAAATTTCTAGCTATCATAGTTCCAATTGAAAGtccaaataaaaagagaaagcTTGTTTAACTTTACTCTGATACCTCATTTGATTACAAGTTTTCTTTTCAGCACTCTTTTCCTAAtcgccgcaagggggcactcgagcggaaaaggtaagagtgagaccggtggaatatatgtgccgaggaagtgacttttacaggtctggtcctgttagcgctgcgccagcgtgttactgccgtgatttttacccgtatgttttttttaacaggccctgttagcattagcgcagtggagctagcgttagcatggtggaactagcgttaaactctctgtgtacctttATTTCTTCgtgaatatctcgtgtttcaatgtggccacttgcggcttttacacagctgcggtgtatgtatgtaccaaatggtatttcctttacaaatgtactcggtgagcctTGTAACAAGGTGAgctctgtagggcgggaattTTGGTATTTGAAGCAAAAATCGCCTGCTTGCCAAATAGTGAGCCAAGCTGCTAATGTTAGCCTCAAATGCTCGTGGTGAGTTGCTTACATATGTCttattatatattatgtgtggctttttccctcaaaaaaaaaacacggtacTTTCAGTCTGTTACAATAATCGACATGCCATTCGTTACCTTCACCAAGCAGTTATTGCTTGTACAATCTTTTTAGACTTGAAATTTTAGACTTTCGTTTTCAATTTCCACATCTGACACTGTTGCTTCAATCCACCGTAAGTTCCACAGCGACATGTGAGTAAAGTTCATTGCAAACATGTtcgcacgaaaaaaaaaaaaaaaagtcagcaatgTCTGAATCTGCAGATTCACATTTAATTTCATGCTCATactttgattttcaaaataatcatTGTTACTCAGTAGtacataagcatttttttttcacaagcgTACCTTTTTATGCTTACTTACACGTCctaattattttttacttttacttgagtcatattttAAAGTAGCAGTACTGTTACTTGAGTACAATCTTTGGCTATTCTACCCACTTCTGTGTTTAGGGCTATgagagagggggggaaaagaagaatattaaGGTGAAATCGACATCAAATATATGTCGATGCTGAAATATTgcctcaaaccccccccccccccgaaccttCACTAAgccaaaaagaacaagaaaaaatgggggggggggggaaggaaaACAATGATCCACCGGAAACATCGTTTCACACGGACATTTATTAAAGACGGCTACATTTTGGGTCACTGATCAACTATGCCAAAAACGACAGAGGAGCGTGggtaagtatttttttaaagacaccATTAGATGTGTAATGTATACATAACATGACGTATGGTGAGCTGAATGgtagttattgtttttttaaattacactagcgcgctaatgctaattgcTAATACTAGCCTCATacgtgaaaattaaaaaaatgggggaGGACCGGAGAAAATATCTGAAGTAGTGATTCCCAAACTTTACTTTGCCGAGCCATATatcttatatttgaaaaatctcacggcacaacACCAAACaagaatgtcacaaaaagtgcatACACAGGTCAATTATAAACTCTCT
It encodes:
- the rspo1 gene encoding R-spondin-1; this encodes MQLGLVALVMVFLSSLGDSDVGKPSKIRRPRRASVGNEGLPSCPKGCERCSEYNGCIKCKAKLFIYLERNDIQQVGVCLASCPMGYFGMRNPEGNNRCTQCKIDNCDSCFNHNFCTKCKEGLYSHSGRCYVTCPPGLLTANDTMECVECQLSEWSQWSSCVKRNKTCGFKKGSQTRVRLPLRHPRKRDPPSGAPQTSQLCAPQTERRKCVMAKTPCVSEKTRGGRPESAARVKDGSGGGSGGGGGGGRRRKAQSRTTVVPNVTSSSVT